Genomic segment of Drosophila biarmipes strain raj3 chromosome 2L, RU_DBia_V1.1, whole genome shotgun sequence:
TTTTAGCTATAACAGCACTTAAGATTACTAAATCCCTAAATTGTAGTGGTAGCAAGTATTCCAAAGTGATTCAAACattgtttattataattattttcttcattttattCCTGTTCCCCATAGACTACCCCCGCGTGGAGGTGGGACCCCAGAACCCTCTGCGCGTAGAACGCGATCATGTGGCGAAACTGGAGTGCCGAGTGGACGCCAAGCCGATGGTCAGCAACGTGCGATGGTCTCGAAATGGTCAGTATGTGagcgccacgcccactcacACCATTTACAGGGTGAACCGTCATCACGCCGGCAAATACACCTGCAGTGCGGACAATGGTCTGGGCAAAACTGGCGAAAAGGATATAGTCCTGGATGTTCTGTATCCCCCGATAGTGATGATAGAGTCGAAGACCCACGAGGCGGAGGAGGGCGAAACCGTTCTGATCCGCTGCAATGTCACCGCAAATCCTTCGCCCATAAACATTGAGTGGTTGAAGGAAGGAGCTCCGGATTTCCGATACACTGGCGAACTCTTAACCCTCGGCTCCGTGAGAGCCGAGCATGCTGGCAACTATATCTGCAGATCGGTGAATATCATGCAACCGTTTAGCTCCAAGAGAGTGGAGGGTGTGGGCAACTCCACGGTGGCTCTACTAGTCCGACATCGGCCGGGCCAGGCCTATATAACCCCTAATAAACCTGTGGTTCATGTGGGCAATGGAGTGACCCTGACCTGCTCGGCAAACCCTCCCGGCTGGCCCGTTCCCCAGTACCGATGGTTCCGGGATATGGACGGAGACATAGGGAACACCCAGAAAATCCTGGCTCAGGGTCCCCAGTACTCCATACCCAAGGCTCATCTGGGAAGCGAGGGGAAGTACCATTGTCACGCGGTGAATGAGTTAGGCATTGGCAAGATAGCCACCATTATTCTGGAGGTGCATCAGCCACCCCAGTTCCTGGCCAAGCTGCAGCAACACATGACGCGCCGAGTGGGCGATGTGGATTACGCGGTGACTTGCAGTGCTAAGGGAAAGCCCACACCCCAAATCCGATGGATCAAGGATGGCACGGAGATCCTGCCCACGCGGAAGATGTTCGACATAAGAACCACGCCCACAGAAGCCGGTGGGGGCGTGGTGGCCGTCCAAAGTATACTCCGATTCAGGGGTAAGGCCAGGCCCAATGGAAACCAGCTGCTGCCCAACGATAGAGGCCTCTATACATGCCTCTATGAAAACGACGTGAACTCGGCTAATTCCTCTATGCACCTGCGGATAGAACACGAGCCCATTATCATTCATCAGTACAATAAAGTGGCATATGATCTGAGGGAGTCCGCAGAGGTGGTCTGCCGGGTTCAGGCCTATCCGAAGCCCGAGTTTCAATGGCAGTACGGAAACAATCCCTCGCCCTTGACCATGTCCTCGGATGGCCACTATGAGATAAGTACGAGGATGGAGAACAACGATGTGTACACCTCTATCCTGAGGATAGCGCACTTGCAGCACTCCGACTACGGGGAGTACATTTGCAGGGCTGTCAATCCCTTGGACAGTATCAGGGCTCCCATAAGACTGCAGCCCAAGGGTTCCCCGGAGAAGCCCACGaacctgaagatccttgaagTGGGTCACAACTACGCCGTTCTAAACTGGACACCTGGGTTCAACGGTGGCTTCATGAGCACCAAATACCTGGTGAGCTACAGGAGAGTGGCCACACCTAGGGAACAGACCTTGGCCGACTGCTCGGGTCATGGTTATATACCCAGTTATCAGATCAGCAGCTCTTCCAGTAGCTCCAACCACGAATGGATCGAGTTCAACTGCTTCAAGGAGAACCCCTGCAAGCTGGCACCCTTAGATCAGCATCAGAGCTACATGTTCAAGGTCTACGCCCTGAACTCCAAGGGAACCTCGGGTTACTCGAATGAGGTGTTGGCCACCACGAAGGTCAGCAAGATTCCACCGCCCTTGCATGTTAGCTACGACCCCAATTCACATGTGCTGGGCATCAATGTGGCCGCCACCTGTTTGTCCCTGATCGCGGTGGTGGAGTCCCTGGTCACCCGGGACGCCACTGTGCCCATGTGGGAGATCGTCGAGACCCTGACCCTGCTGCCCTCGGGCAGTGAAACGACCTTCAAGGAGGCCGTCATCAACCACGTGTCGCGCCCCGCCCACTACACCACCGCCACCACATCGGGTAGGGGTCAGGGCGGTGTGGTGGGTGGagtggtgggtggtggcaCCCATCTGGGCGAGGATCGCACCATGGCCTTGGCGGAGACAGCCGGTCCTGGTCCAGTGGTGCGAGTCAAACTCTGTCTGCGGTCCAACCACGATCACTGCGGAGCATATGCCAATGCGGAAAGTGAGTATTGTTCTTCTTGAAATCTAATCCAATCTTCcctcaaaaaatatgttatataCTTAGCTATtatgtaaaagaaaaatattgctATTGCTCATCCTAAATTACAGCctgcaaaaaatgttttccccaCTTTGAGCCGGAAACCAACTTCCTGACCTGCAAATTACATAGAAAATCCCCAAAACTAATCCCCTGTAATCCCCTTTCAGTTGGCAAGTCCTACATGCCGCACAGCTCCTCCATGACGACCTCAGCCTTGGTGGCCATCACCATCGCCTCGCTCTCCTTCCTCGTCTTCCTGGCCCTGCTCTACGCCTTTTGCCACTGCCGCAGGAGACACGCCTCCAAGAAAGAAAGTGGTTCGGCGGGAGGTGCGGCTGGGGGAGGAGGCACCGCCAACACCGCCACAAATCCAGGATCCGCGGGAGCCAAGGAGTACGACCTTGACTTGGACGCCAGTCGAAGACCCTCGCTGAGCCAGGatccccagcagcagccaccGCCACCACCCCCCTACTACCCCACTGGAAGCCTGGACTCCAAGGACATGGGCAACGGGAATGGCGGGAGGGAACTCACCCTCACTGCCCTCCACGATCCCGACGAGCAGCTGAatatgcaacagcagcagcagccccacAACAACCACGGCCAGTACCAACAGCCCAAAGCCATCCTGGGCATCTACGGTTCCAGCGGGTGCGGTTCCAGTTCCGGGGGCAATGCGGGATCCGGGGGACCACAGCATCCACATTCGAACGGCTACGGCTATCATGTGACAAGTGCCATCGGCGTGGACAGCGACAGCTATCAAGTGCTGCCCTCCGTTGCCAACTCAGCAGCCGGATCCCACGGTCACGGCAATGGACATGGACACGGACACGGACTGGGAGCCGGAGAGTGTGAGTACAGGCAGAGAAAATACTTTACCCCTATTTAGGAATTaggaattattgaaaaataaaataaaggtgCGCAATTACATTTATAGCGCTGGGTGCATATGGGAATTCTAAACAGAAaaccgaaataaattttatttttaatgaggATTGATTTCTTATTAGGGTCCAAGGGTCAGTTGTATGTACTCGAGTGCAAAAGAAAACCCTAAAAACccaatttaataacaaataacattttcaaattaCATACCTAAAGCCaactttaatatttcttatGCCCTTAAATCCATTTCTAAGGCCAAGACAGGACTTCTATTTATATGGAAAGGATATTGCTGGCATTGTTTCGGAGGGTTTATCCAAACAAAaggttatttttatatttagttagCTCAAGTACCGAATACAGTATACTATTTCTAACAAATCATTTAatttctaattattttttaaagtattttgttAAGCTATGAACCTTAACTGCCATAAATTCATACATTTTGTATCAATTTTTTCCGCTGACTGTGGGTTGGCCGAATTTCGCTTCGGCCAGGCGACAACTTATGAAGAGACGTGGCTCTGTGGCTAGAAAACTGGGTTGCGGATTGTGTTTTCGGGGGTTCTGGGGACATCTGGGGACATCTGGGGTTTTCCAGGGGCCGCTCGGTGGGCGTGTGTGTGTCTTGATTAAGCGACACATTTTTCGGCGCAGATTTATGGCGGCCATTTCGATGGGTGTCCCTGCACCCAGTTCCCCAGGCCGGGGTTTTGGCCGTAATTGCATTTCATGTCAATCTagagctgctcctcctccacttACCAAGCTACTCATGCAAATGCAGCGCCACGTCGCCGCTGGGCCCTTTCCTGCTTTTCCCACGGCTTTTCCCCCGAGCCCGCCACCAGAACATCAGATTTTCCATGGTGTTTGGTGTCGGGCATAAGCAGCTCGCCTTGGCAACCGAAATGACACCAATCGGAAAACGCAAAGCGCcaccggaaacggaagcggGAGCGGCTGAAAAGTTGCTGCCATCGTAATTCCAATTAAGTGAGAATTAAACCGTTATCCTTCAGCCGGCTTTGTACCCTCGTTGCAATGTCCACTGTACGGGTCAAGTTCCGTATTATCGCCCGTTTTAATTGGTTACAGGGCGGCTCAAGAGATTTGCGAAGTCAGATGGGAATTGCGAGGGATTGCCGATTTGTGCTCTTAATTGATTTGAGATCTTAACAGTTCATTTTAGCTCTATAGTTAAAGAAGCAAGTTAGTTCAGAGTCTAAAAGCGCAGTTAAATAAGCTAAATTAACATTATTAACAGTCAAGGTTGcgctacatatttttattaaacatttaaaatgtatacatttttttaaatattgatagTATAGTAAGCTTTTTTGATATATAACATAAAAGTCGCATTACCGTGCagattaaatttatcaaatacCTCCAAAAAAGTTCTCATCTAGAAAAGATTagacaaaatattataaaatgtatgataTGTGACATTCATTATCACAACATATTTCTTAGACTGTTATCACCAAACGAGTCTTAAAGGTAATTTTGTGtggttttgatttttctaatatttttgcTTAGATCTGTTCTCGATGTAGAAAAGTCCCAGTCCGATTCGCTTAAAGATGGGCGATACCATTCCCGGAATCCTGGTAAGGGTTTTCTCTATGTCCCACAGCTTGTTTTGCATCCTTTCCTGCCGATGCTCTATCAAGTCAATGGTAGACTTCATTTCTCTGTGGGTCCTGGCCATCTCATATTGCATTTCCTGAACTAAGGCCAGCAGGGCTTTTTGGTTACTCAATATTGAGTCATCTTTTAAAACGCATCTATTGCGATGTGGTTTTGCCGAGAAATTTACCCtaaagaaaacgaaaagaaTAACTCCGATCCTAAGCATTTTAGCAGCTTAGAACCTCTCGAGGCGAATGTTCGCAAATAACtgataaatactttttattcgAAAGGAATGATTATTTGTTATCTAGTGCAGTttgccaaacaaaaaatatttgggtTCCCGGCTTAATTAATAACCATATCTTTGAAAAAAGAGTGGGTACATTACTAGcctaatataaattttaagagcaacaaacaaaattgCACGTATAAATTAACTATTAACTGCTAACTACATATCTTCCTTAGTTTATCGTATTGCGAGTCACTTCGTCGAACATTTCAGTGCCTTAAGTTCCAAATTGCATTGTGAAGTTTGCGCTTTAAGTCGCCTTTTTCACTTGCAAACAAGCTGAGAAAAGTCAATTAGCAACAAGCCAGACGACAAGATGGCTTAGATGAGCACATAAAGTCCGCACAAAATCGACTTGAAGAACtcgaaaaatttaataaacaaatttaacgCAATTAGGCAACTTGAATATACAAATTCTTTCTCaaataatccccttaaagAGGTCACCACTTAGACTTTAATCCGATTAGGCCGGAGAACTTAACCCAAACCCGAGAGTGTTTCAGCACCTTATTTTTCACCTCGGCCCACCTGAGGTCTTCAGCGCGAAAGGGGTTGTTGAACAATAAAGAGAGGAACTCTATTCACACCTAAATGGAAAGCTACAAATGGAGGGGTGAGCTGCACTGTAAAAAGATACATTCTATGATGATTTAAGAAcaactacatttttaaaaataaatatagaaaaatattatattctcTTATATAAGTTTTTGAGTGAGGTACGAAAAAGCCTTAAAGTCTGTATAGGTGAAACCTTTTCGCTGAGTGTTGCCCTCAagaatgcattttaattgtgGGTTTCGCGCGCTTTTGTTGCTCTTTCTTTGCGTTCCCGCTTTTGGCAAGCGTCAACTTAATTACTATTTCTCTGCCCTCCCACACACCCACCTTTACTCCCCacacccactcacacacacacactcggcgGCGTCGTTGGTGTTGGTGTGTGTGGTTGCAACCGAAGCAGGACCACTTGAGGCGACAccagcaacatgcaacatcagcggcggcagcagcaacattaacccattgcagcagcaacattcaGCACGCGCCAATTTAACGAACCAACccaccatcgccatcgccaacAACTCCACCAACAagaacaactacaacaacaaagtcaacaacaactacaacagcaGCACGAAcaccaccaccaacaacaccaacaattgcaccgccaccaccacccTGAAGCGCAGCCATTTGGGAAACAGAGAGCGGGAACGGGATGCCAGGGAAATGAGATCCCTGGTGACCGCAGCCActgcggcaacaacaacagcactgGCAACCACCATAACAACCACGTCTCGCAATGCcaaggcagcaacaacaacaacaacactaGCCATCACAGGTAACTCCAGCTACGAGCGACATaaagaaaaaacagaaaaatcaaGGAGCAACTTCCACACCACAAGAACAAATAAGCAACAAACTAACCACCGTCCGCACCAAAGCACTCAAAAAAACTAATCACCATATGCAATTTTACTCTTGATGTTTCGTTAATAATTGTTGTTGCACTCACAAATTTATTCAGTGTTTGGGGGTTTTTGGTGaaacgaaaattaaaaaaatatttaccattGCAATACCTTTGTTGTCACAGTTATACGCACTAATATTCTCTCTGCACTTTATGAAATTTCTCTTGGTGTATAAATATTACTGCAcgtgcccaaaagtatgcaaagaaTTGGGGGAGTGGACATTGCTGGTGAATTTTGGTATCTGTGCTTTACTATTGCtgaaacattattttattcgaaaaataaatgaaccCAACAAGATGATATATCTAAAAAGTTATCATATGTTGAGACTATCtagattttatgtgtattcaatttacttaaaatagtCTTCAACAATGATAGATATCCAAACGCAATAAGAACCCCATACCTTTCCCTTATGTGtccggtcgattggcacttgATTATTTTACCGCCTAACCAAATGATAAAAATTCTCACAAGTCAGATACAGAAAATTCGATCGACAAATTTCCATGATCAAAATTCATACATTTCGTTGGCATTTTATTCAACTTGAAACCTCAAAACACAAAAAGCACCGACAACGGATTTTTAGGAGTTGCTGGTTGGAATGCATTCGCTGATGCCGCTGATGTACCGAAGGCAGAGTTCCCGCCTAAGAGCCCTACAATGGTCTGCCCATTCGAGTCAGAGCTTCTTCAAGATGAGCTTCAAGGCGCCCTCGATGAAGGCCTGCAAGGCATCCACCATCAAGGAGCTGACCAAGAAGCAATCCCAATCGCAACCCCAGTCCCAGCCCTTGCAACCTCAGTCTCAAGTGCCACTCACGGCACCCCAGCAATCCCCACCAGCTCAGCCAGCAGAAATCCCAAAGAATTCCCTGCCTCTGGGCACCATAAACCCTGGACAACCAACTGCCATTAGTCCGAAACCCTCGGTTCAACCAAATATTCCAAATATTCCCAAAATTCCCGATCAGCGGGCCAAGTGGTTGGCCAAGGTTTCGCCGGAAATGCATAAGAAAGCCAAGTTGGCAGCTGAAAAGGGTGCTCCGCCGCCTAGTGGTCCTCCAAAAAATCAGTTTAATCAGGGCCACAATAATATTTCCAATTTTGGTATGGGTAATCAAACTTCTGCCTTTGGCGCTCCACCAGCTAGAAACCAGAACCCCTGGCAGCAAAAggtggaaaaacaaaaggacGAAGATGAGTCCGATTCCGGCTCAGGATCTGGGGCTTTCAAGGGCGCCTCTTCTGAGTCGCAGCGAAAAAACTGGATGAATCGGATGCAAGGATCGCAGCAGAAGAAGCAGAACCAATGGCTGAAGGAGATGCAGGCAAAAATGCAGGCGGGCAAGGATTTGCAGGCTCAGAAGATGCAGAAATTGGGGTCACCAAAGGTGGCCTCACCATCTGCAGCAGGGGCGGCCCCTCAGGCCCAACCTGCGCCGCCACCACCCTCCGAAGAACCTGAAGAGAAGAGTCCAGAACGCTTGGCCTACTTAGATGCAGTTAAGCAGCTGAACAGCTATCAGGTTCTGGAACCCACCTCGGGAAGAGCCACGACCAAAAGTAGTAGGAAAGAGGCGGATCCGGTGATAGAGCAAACCATGGAGTGCCTGGAAAAGACGGGGCTTACCAAGAAGCAGTTGAAATCTATACCCGTGATACAGGTAGCTGGTTCCAAGGGTCGAGGCTCCACGTGTGGCATAGTGGAGAGTATTCTGCGATGCCACGGAGTGAAGACCGGCGTTCTCTGCTCCCCGCACCTCTTCCTGACCAGCGAAAGAATCCGCATAGATGGTGAGCCACTCAGCGATGTAAAGTTCACGGAGCTCTTTTGGAAGATCAACACGGAACTTACGAATACGAAACCCACACCTTCCTATAACAAACTCATGACCGTGATGGCTTTTCACGCCTTTCACGAGTCCGGCGTTGAGGTGGCGATTCTGGAGGTGGGCAATGGAGGAGCCAGCGATGCCACCAACATAGCCTCGCATGCCCAGACCATAGGGATCACGACCCTGGGTTGGGAGCAGAGCTCCAATCTGGGCAACTCCCTGAGGGACATAGCCTGGGCCAAGGCGGCCATCATGAAGCCGGAGGCCAATATCTATACGAACGTGAGCCAAACGGAGTGCTGCGAGGTGCTGGCCCAGAAGGCCAAACAAATTGGCGTACAACTCCATCGAGTGCCCACCTTCAACGACTACGTAGAGGGCAATATGAACAACAAGCTGCTGATGAACAAGGCCAACTACACGATGAGATTGAACGGATCCCTGGGCATTCAGCTGGCCTACGATTTCCTGAGGCGCCACAAGCCCGAGTATGTGGTGGGCTTGGATCACAACTCCACGTTGCTCACCCCTGGAGCGAGTCGCGGCATTGAGATATTCGAACAGCCGGGACAGTTTGACTTCATCCGCCACGACATGTTCAACGTCTATCTGGACAGTGCCGATACCTTCGAGTCCATGATGGCCTGCCGGGATTGGTTCTACGCCAGGACCCGCTCGAACCGGCAGCCCAAGATCCTGCTCTTCAACAAGGTGAACGAGTTCAATGCCAAGGATCTGCTGACCATCATCCGCAGTAATTTGCGCTTCGAAGAGGCCTGTTTCGTACCGAATCCCAACTTTTTCGAAGGCGAAATCCTGACCGAGGATGATGGAAAGGCCATGGTGTGGCACGGCATGGAGGAGCTTCAGAGGGCCAAGAGGAATGCCGGAAACTGGAGGGCTCTCTGCGAGGAGAACGGCAAGCGGGACAACTCGCAGCTTTCCATTTCGATAAGCTCCTTCTTCGAGTACCTGGTCAACAAGTACGGGAAGCAGAAGTACGGAATGAAGAACGAGCTGGATGTCTTGGTCACCGGCTCCCGGCAGTTGGTGGCCGCCACCATTTCGTGTCTCCGGAAAATGAAGTCGTCGAATCCCTGGCAGTGAAAGTAGATCGAATTTTCCAACTCGTTTTTTCACCTTAAATTTTGTCGTGCAAGTTTTTGTTTACtcgtttttttataaatacaattcTCACATATGTAAAGTGGTTGGACAAATTATGCGAGGAGTATTTGCACTTAGAATGGAATGGAATCTTTCTATTTTATGACGGAACCCAACACTCTTAGAATTATTTAGTAGTACATGTGATTAGTGCTGGCTAAAAGTAATTAAACGAGCTCATGTCGTTACCCTTACACTCTGCTATTCAAACCGGTTCCAATAATCCTTTGGACAGCTGCCTGATGAGAATGACCAGGCATTACTGCCCtctatatataaatgtgtttATGTAAGTGCGTGTTTTTCCAATTAGCCACTGTGACTCTCAAGTTTTCCCACTCACTGCAAAGCACCTGAAGCACCTGGCACCTTCTGTTTCGACATCTGCACTACTCTGTATTCTAACTTTAGCTCCGAGCCAATAATGACCCATAATAACCCCAGGAAATGTGGCAATTCGCAGGGTCAAGCAACAATTCGAACGAGAACAGCTACAGCAACGCCAGGGACTTGTCGCAGGAGGCCTTGTGGCGCCTCCAAATGGCCGCCGCCCAGTCGCAGCAGATTTATGTGGAGCGCCCGCCGTCGGCTTTCAGCGGCCTGGTCGACTACAGTAGCTACTCGCCGCATATCCCGACGGTCACCAGCTCGCTCAGCCAGCAGAGCTTCAGTCCCACGCAGCAGCTGGCGCCCCACGAAATGCTGCAGGCCGCCCAGCGGTACGGAACCCTGCGGAAGTCCGGAAAACAGCCGCCGCTTCCGCCCCAGAGGAAGGATCTGCCGCAGCAGGCGAAGCCGCAACAGCAAGTCGGTGAGTTCGGTGccaaaataagtatttttagaTTGTCGAACGAACTTTCCTTTCGTAAAGACGTTCTTTAAGAAACTCTTTGACATGTTTTTAACTTTTCttgactttaaaatataatgtcaaaaaaaatgattataattatttgatattttaattcattaaattattttcagtAATAATTTACTCTTGTTTTAAACACCCTGTCTATTTCTTTAGATTCAGAActaaaatcttttaatatattaggttttaaattttttcgaaaatgaTGCATTAAACTctgttaattttaaataaaatattgtggTTCAAGGCATCAAtcaaaaatgccaaaatatCAACAAGAAGCTCACTATTCTCGACCAAAACCGAGCTAATTGCAAGGCTATTAATAGTAAAGGGAATGCATATCACATCCATTTGTGGACTGTTTCCTAATACCTCGTTCCCCAAATGTGATTATCGCAGCACAAACGGTTCGACCAACAGCAGGAAAATCTCATTGGGAAAATAATCCATACACAAATCCAATCCGGACACAAATCCGTAGCCCGAAAATCCGAAATCGGTTGAGGCGACTAAGAAATCAGTTTGATTGATTATGCACTTAAGTGTTGGGAAATGTTTGGCCAAGAGTTTTGCGGATGCTTCGAGCTGAAGCTGTtcggataaataaaatagagtTTCCACAATGGAAGGCAGggccagcacacacactcccAGTCACCCCACAGCCACCCCACAGTCACCCCTCTTTGAGCACACACTGCACCATCCTTTCACCGAATCCCCATTCCCATCTAAATTTCCGTATAGAATTTGCATCTGTATATCCTTttatgcagcagcagcaacagaagcAGGATGCAGCAACATACACAGATAAATGCACATAAAATAGTCGGTCTCCCCCCGAAAATAACCTCCCTCTATgaggaaaaacaacaaatcgCTTGCAGCGACAAGTATCACCGCCCCTCCTAAAAAAAAGGCAGTAAAAATACTGGAAAATACTAAAACAACCTACGCCGAAAACGAAAGAGAAGGATACACtagggagaaagagagagcgctattaaaaatgtaaaatgctgaagcagaaaatattttacaaaaccAAAATCAAACAACGTAAGTGAATCGGTGAAGGAAAAATGCCTtgcagaaataaataaaaatacaaacaggcatacacagggagaaaaaaGGGAGGAATAAAGGTAGTGGAGGCAGggaaaaaaatacacaaaaataaGCACAAAATATAGTGATGCTAcgttaatattttattaaaaatttcactttcAAACATTAAAGATTTTAAGCACTAACCTAACCAACCTAATACGAACTGAGCATTTCCTacagatatattttaaacacagttatagaaaaagtatttataattttcaatatgtagccaataaatgtataaaatatatgtgaCTTTCTTAAAACACTTTTCGCTTTGAATTTATTGACATCCTGATCTTCGCACCGACCTATGAAGGTTTACTTTACCGCACGACCCCAACGAGACAGAAACTGATTGATTTTCCCCTTTGTCGGCCGCAATGCCACATGGAATGCATAAAAAGGATTGCGATTGCGAGTGCTTCGGATGCTCCATGCGTTTACTTTCAGCAATGGCTGCGGTTCATTCGAATGCTCTCCCAGACCCACACAGTcgcacacggcgtatgcgtgattTTTGTGTTGTTATGCATAAGATATCCGTTCCGCATATGCCCCGTACGCCATGGCATATTCCGCATACGCCGTGGTATCTGCTAAATGCTGCTTCAAttagacagacggacaaagAGACTGCGGAGATTGCGGTCCACTCCACAGGGTGGACCAAAACAATTGTTTTCCAACCTCCGAGGGCGGAGCAAAACGTGGGGGAAAACTTCCTGTGCAGCTTTCATATTTAGCCGTACACATTATGAACTGCTTCTAATCGGCTTAGAAAAGAGAAGCAGCTGCAGTGTGctgcagtagcagcagcaacactgcCAGCACTGGCAGCAGCCAGCGGAGGagcaaaaacatttcaattaaaacaaaagccatGGCCAAAGACTCGACTTTCCCCCATTTTTGCCGCATTTTTGGCCACAAAGCAACAAAAGCAGAAccgaaaaaacgaaaatatgccAACTCAAGATGGGCGAAAAGAAAAAGTGGCAGGGATGAACAGCTGCGGTCCCAACGAAGCCACAAATACCCTTAATGATCATTGATAAAGAAACTTTTGAGCCTTTATTCTTCAGTCAAGCCATGTATATAGTCACAACATTTTGGTTGGTTATTGTAAGGACTGGAGTACGCAGTCTCAAAATGATTGTTGGTTAATTTAGGAaggtatttggtatttttaaggtGGTTAAAAAGAGGATATATACGTAGAAAACATAGATCAAACCCTCAACCGATATTTTTGCTAGAATTTGACATATTAACTTTCCTCTTGAACGTATAAATAAGCTAAAATGCAAGACTTACTTATAATGCCAACCTATTAGTACAATTTTTGCCTCCGTTCGGCAAATGTGAAGGCAAATGTAAATACCCTTTGCCTCAAGGGGCAGAAAAAACGCAACCAAAGTCGGTAAGGCTGGGGTAAAAGGGTTGTCGTAGTGTCAGCTGAGGATTTCGGATGAAGACGAGCCCGGAATCCTGGCATTTGCTTCACTTTTCTTTTGAGCCACCacctcttttctttttttcgccCAGGACTCAAGTTGAATTGCAAGTGGAGCTCGAGTGCCAGTTTAAAGCAATAAAAGCTCCGGCTCCTGCCGCCTTTTGTTAACCCGCTGTAGGTCCTTCAAGACCCGACCACTCTATATTGCCCTCCCGTTCTTGACTTTGATGGCCGTGCAGCTGAAAACTACAAAAGAATCAAACAAAACAGCGAAAAGCCAAGTATTTCGCTGTTGTTTCAATGCCCGAAATTGCGTTGCCAAGTATGCAATGCTTT
This window contains:
- the LOC108029207 gene encoding hemicentin-1 isoform X3; amino-acid sequence: MSTIKLLIIGHLLLSIGLISGDDSLDTREGVDLVLKCRFTEHYDSTDFTFYWARWTCCPTLFENVAIGDVQLNSNYRLDFRPGRGIYDLQIKNTSYNRDNGRFECRIKAKGTGADVHQEFYNLTVLTAPHPPMVTPGNLAVATEEKPLELTCSSIGGSPDPMITWYREGSTVPLQSYALKGGSKNHYTNATLQIVPRRADDGAKYKCVVWNRAMPEGHMLETSVSLNVNYYPRVEVGPQNPLRVERDHVAKLECRVDAKPMVSNVRWSRNGQYVSATPTHTIYRVNRHHAGKYTCSADNGLGKTGEKDIVLDVLYPPIVMIESKTHEAEEGETVLIRCNVTANPSPINIEWLKEGAPDFRYTGELLTLGSVRAEHAGNYICRSVNIMQPFSSKRVEGVGNSTVALLVRHRPGQAYITPNKPVVHVGNGVTLTCSANPPGWPVPQYRWFRDMDGDIGNTQKILAQGPQYSIPKAHLGSEGKYHCHAVNELGIGKIATIILEVHQPPQFLAKLQQHMTRRVGDVDYAVTCSAKGKPTPQIRWIKDGTEILPTRKMFDIRTTPTEAGGGVVAVQSILRFRGKARPNGNQLLPNDRGLYTCLYENDVNSANSSMHLRIEHEPIIIHQYNKVAYDLRESAEVVCRVQAYPKPEFQWQYGNNPSPLTMSSDGHYEISTRMENNDVYTSILRIAHLQHSDYGEYICRAVNPLDSIRAPIRLQPKGSPEKPTNLKILEVGHNYAVLNWTPGFNGGFMSTKYLVSYRRVATPREQTLADCSGHGYIPSYQISSSSSSSNHEWIEFNCFKENPCKLAPLDQHQSYMFKVYALNSKGTSGYSNEVLATTKVSKIPPPLHVSYDPNSHVLGINVAATCLSLIAVVESLVTRDATVPMWEIVETLTLLPSGSETTFKEAVINHVSRPAHYTTATTSGRGQGGVVGGVVGGGTHLGEDRTMALAETAGPGPVVRVKLCLRSNHDHCGAYANAEIGKSYMPHSSSMTTSALVAITIASLSFLVFLALLYAFCHCRRRHASKKESGSAGGAAGGGGTANTATNPGSAGAKEYDLDLDASRRPSLSQDPQQQPPPPPPYYPTGSLDSKDMGNGNGGRELTLTALHDPDEQLNMQQQQQPHNNHGQYQQPKAILGIYGSSGCGSSSGGNAGSGGPQHPHSNGYGYHVTSAIGVDSDSYQVLPSVANSAAGSHGHGNGHGHGHGLGAGE